A stretch of Amycolatopsis balhimycina FH 1894 DNA encodes these proteins:
- a CDS encoding transglycosylase domain-containing protein codes for MPDDRSRSWPGQGPDPRRRGPSAPQGPHGQVPHGQVPRRPVPPLPGRPPQPPPRSYRPEPPPMSGGPELMTHHAYEEPSGYDGPYDEDGVEPPDDGKPVLTPEQRKKRRWKIIRRVSYAFVGLFLVLPAIAFVITYFLVDVPSPTEVAQNQSQAVTYLFADGSPMGKDVPRGGNRVLLTPEQIPDIMKHAAIATEDDSFETNSGFDIGGLLRAVYNQATSGVGGGSTISQQYIKKATDNDAPTLTRKWTELAKSFKMNQTYEKKDIITAYLNIIYFGRGAYGVGAASQAFFHKDAKDLSFSEAALLAGLIQKPGRSENDKVAHDRWTVALDRMVKNNYISAADRAAAQFPTPIPVEDSKQQAGAPPAFIVQQVKDELAAHDIPEDRYYAGGFQVQTTIDPKAQQAAEKAGTEALEGQVDDNLLNALVAVDPKTGGVLAYYGGKPIVQVNGQDQAGRDWANTPQNPGSSMKPFDLVAFLKMGKGLDATFDGSNNRVFDGRTVRNAGPSSSCSQQCTVADAMMRSANTVFYDMVLNQTKQGPVKEAARQAGVKTKEDGGQSIISTKDNNISIGGGDTQITPLDMAASYATFAGDGERRDRHFVLKVTNAQKEVAYEAPKDGKAAFDSDADKSRQIAGNVTEGLKPVIDFSHLHCPAGHECAGKTGTQQHAKVAGEPSWAANTNSQTWMVGYTPSVSVAAWVGGDGNKPLHGKNNSPIYGATIAGPMWQKFLSLYLAGTKGEGFGKVDRIGSEVAPPPSSDVATTTESTPTSENNGDEGDNRDHNGRGHEDGNSSQPSTSNTPKHPKPPTSSKETPTSGDNPGNQGP; via the coding sequence GTGCCCGACGATCGATCCCGCTCCTGGCCCGGCCAGGGTCCCGATCCGCGCCGTCGTGGGCCGTCCGCACCACAGGGTCCCCACGGGCAGGTCCCCCACGGCCAGGTCCCCCGCCGCCCGGTGCCACCGCTGCCCGGCCGTCCGCCGCAGCCGCCCCCGCGCTCCTACCGGCCCGAGCCGCCGCCGATGAGCGGCGGTCCGGAGCTGATGACGCACCACGCGTACGAGGAGCCGTCCGGCTACGACGGCCCGTACGACGAAGACGGCGTCGAGCCGCCGGACGACGGCAAGCCGGTTCTCACGCCGGAGCAGCGCAAGAAGAGACGCTGGAAGATCATCCGGCGCGTCTCCTACGCCTTCGTCGGGCTGTTCCTGGTGCTGCCCGCGATCGCGTTCGTCATCACGTACTTCCTGGTCGACGTGCCTTCGCCGACGGAGGTCGCGCAGAACCAGAGCCAGGCGGTGACCTACCTCTTCGCCGACGGCTCGCCGATGGGCAAGGACGTCCCGCGGGGCGGCAACCGGGTGCTGCTGACCCCGGAGCAGATCCCGGACATCATGAAGCACGCGGCGATCGCGACCGAGGACGACTCCTTCGAGACCAACTCCGGCTTCGACATCGGCGGCCTGCTGCGCGCGGTGTACAACCAGGCCACCAGCGGGGTCGGCGGTGGTTCGACGATCTCGCAGCAGTACATCAAGAAGGCCACCGACAACGACGCGCCCACGCTGACGCGCAAGTGGACCGAGCTGGCCAAGTCCTTCAAGATGAACCAGACGTACGAGAAGAAGGACATCATCACCGCGTACCTGAACATCATCTACTTCGGGCGCGGGGCGTACGGGGTCGGCGCGGCTTCGCAGGCCTTCTTCCACAAGGACGCGAAGGACCTGAGCTTCTCGGAGGCCGCGCTGCTGGCCGGGCTGATCCAGAAGCCGGGCCGGTCGGAGAACGACAAGGTCGCGCACGACCGCTGGACCGTCGCGCTCGACCGGATGGTGAAGAACAACTACATCAGCGCGGCCGACCGCGCGGCGGCGCAGTTCCCGACGCCGATCCCGGTGGAAGACAGCAAGCAGCAGGCAGGCGCGCCGCCCGCGTTCATCGTGCAGCAGGTGAAGGACGAGCTGGCCGCACACGACATCCCCGAAGACCGCTACTACGCCGGCGGCTTCCAGGTGCAGACCACGATCGACCCGAAGGCGCAGCAGGCCGCGGAAAAGGCCGGCACCGAAGCGCTCGAGGGCCAGGTGGACGACAACCTGCTCAACGCGCTCGTCGCGGTCGACCCGAAGACCGGCGGCGTGCTCGCCTACTACGGCGGCAAACCGATCGTGCAGGTCAACGGGCAGGACCAGGCCGGGCGCGACTGGGCGAACACCCCGCAGAACCCGGGCTCGTCGATGAAGCCGTTCGACCTCGTGGCGTTCCTCAAGATGGGCAAGGGCCTCGACGCGACGTTCGACGGCTCCAACAACCGCGTCTTCGACGGCCGCACCGTGCGCAACGCCGGCCCGAGCAGCAGCTGCTCGCAGCAGTGCACCGTCGCCGACGCGATGATGCGCTCGGCGAACACCGTGTTCTACGACATGGTGCTCAACCAGACCAAACAAGGACCGGTCAAGGAAGCCGCCCGCCAAGCCGGCGTGAAGACCAAGGAGGACGGCGGCCAGTCGATCATCTCGACGAAGGACAACAACATCTCCATCGGCGGTGGCGACACCCAGATCACGCCGCTGGACATGGCGGCGTCGTACGCGACCTTCGCGGGCGACGGCGAACGCCGTGACCGGCACTTCGTGCTGAAGGTGACCAACGCGCAGAAGGAGGTCGCGTACGAAGCTCCGAAGGACGGCAAGGCGGCGTTCGACAGCGACGCGGACAAGAGCAGGCAGATCGCCGGGAACGTCACCGAGGGCCTGAAGCCGGTCATCGACTTCTCGCACCTGCACTGCCCGGCCGGCCACGAGTGCGCCGGCAAGACCGGGACGCAGCAGCACGCGAAGGTCGCGGGCGAGCCGTCGTGGGCGGCGAACACGAACTCGCAGACGTGGATGGTCGGGTACACCCCGTCGGTCTCGGTGGCGGCCTGGGTCGGCGGCGACGGCAACAAGCCGCTGCACGGCAAGAACAACTCGCCGATCTACGGCGCCACCATCGCCGGCCCGATGTGGCAGAAGTTCCTGTCGCTGTACCTGGCGGGCACGAAGGGCGAAGGGTTCGGCAAGGTCGACCGCATCGGCAGCGAGGTGGCACCGCCGCCGTCCTCCGACGTCGCGACGACCACGGAATCGACGCCGACCAGCGAGAACAACGGCGACGAAGGCGACAACCGCGACCACAACGGCCGTGGCCACGAAGACGGCAACTCCAGCCAGCCGTCGACGTCGAACACGCCGAAGCACCCGAAGCCGCCGACGTCCTCGAAGGAGACGCCGACCTCGGGCGACAACCCCGGCAACCAGGGGCCGTGA
- a CDS encoding RNA polymerase sigma factor, with amino-acid sequence MRASVGESVPGDLGAPTFHDLFREYFGQMTRLAHLLGADDAENIAQEAFVKLHQRWDSLIDHTRVAGYLRATVVNMSRSRTRHLRVVRRAPQDRPPDEPSAEVRAVASWEHQRLRAVLVKLSRRQREVLVLRYWLDLSTVAIADTLGVSPGTVKATTHHAMENLRKHLGDDLGGAR; translated from the coding sequence GTGAGGGCGAGCGTGGGGGAAAGCGTGCCGGGGGACCTGGGCGCGCCGACCTTCCACGACCTGTTCCGGGAGTACTTCGGCCAGATGACGCGGCTGGCCCACCTGCTCGGCGCGGACGACGCGGAGAACATCGCGCAGGAGGCCTTCGTCAAGCTCCACCAGCGCTGGGACTCCCTGATCGACCACACCCGCGTCGCCGGCTACCTCCGCGCGACCGTGGTGAACATGTCGCGGTCGCGGACGCGGCACCTGCGCGTCGTCCGGCGGGCACCGCAGGACCGGCCGCCGGACGAGCCGTCGGCCGAGGTCAGGGCGGTGGCCAGCTGGGAGCACCAGCGGCTGCGCGCGGTACTGGTGAAGCTGTCCCGTCGCCAGCGCGAAGTGCTGGTGCTGCGCTACTGGCTGGACCTGAGCACGGTGGCCATCGCGGACACCCTGGGTGTCTCGCCGGGCACGGTGAAGGCGACCACCCACCACGCGATGGAGAATCTGCGCAAACACCTGGGGGACGACCTCGGAGGCGCGCGATGA
- a CDS encoding transglycosylase domain-containing protein, translating to MNDDRNRSWPGQEPDAPRRAQSGPWPGEDPGPAWPGEEAPRRPQRGTPPRGNPRGGGSPEWPSGDEGGPQWPADEAPRRPQRTRQQGVPQRRPVPPPGQRPGQAAPGSPPEGFRQPPPGRRPPAPPPEREPDLITHHAHNGTDDIGRDPYDDGYDDAAFNEFADDVEPQEELDEKGKKVLTPAQRKKRRWKIIRRVSYAFVGLFFVVPAVAFVITYFLVDVPTPESIKSLQNQAVTYYDANNQVLGRELPPSGDRQLLKPGEVPEVVKHAVYSAEDATFETNSGFDVTGILRAVFNQVTGGQGGGSTISQQYIKKATENDAPTLTRKWTELAKSFKMNNQQSKEEIITSYLNIVYFGRGASGVQAAAKAYFNKDAKDLNASEASLLAGLIQGPSKSENQAYAQKRWTYVMDQMVANKWLRADERATAQFPTPIPKNANKEQNSGKMTYQLQQRIKDELAAKGYDENKLFSTGAKIYTTIDPAAQAAAEQASQEGMKGQTDENLLNALVAVNPKNGGVIAYYGGPELVKDAGGKDQIGQDRANQARNPGSAVKPFDLTAFLKMGKGLGETFDGTNNRSLGGRVVRNAGDSTSCGPQCTVATAMEISANTVFYDMVLNVTKPSRVAEAAKEAGVKVAPNGKSVLYTDDANISLGGGGTAITPEDMAAGYASFANGGTYHEQHFVAKLTNAQDEVEFDENNVKTNPAFDDDASKSQQIAGNVTEALVPVIDHSKLKCPSGHECAGKTGTQQYTAKDGDPKAYGERNSQTWMVGYTPSVSAAVWVGGDGNKPLHDPKNKPIFGATVAGPTWQNFMNLYLKGKPAEKFDKVAAIGKDVNEVTTTPTKPPDTPTTPTTPTTPTTPPSTESSATSSETTSRTRTSRPGPTPPIIDPGNGNNSGGGGGLLSRPGPGPG from the coding sequence GTGAACGACGACCGCAACCGCTCCTGGCCCGGCCAGGAGCCAGATGCACCTCGCCGTGCCCAGTCAGGCCCGTGGCCGGGGGAGGACCCCGGACCGGCATGGCCCGGCGAAGAAGCCCCCCGCCGTCCGCAGCGCGGCACACCGCCCCGGGGCAACCCGCGCGGCGGCGGCTCGCCCGAGTGGCCATCCGGCGACGAAGGCGGTCCCCAGTGGCCGGCTGATGAGGCGCCACGGCGTCCGCAGCGCACCCGCCAGCAAGGCGTTCCGCAGCGGCGCCCGGTCCCGCCGCCCGGCCAGCGCCCGGGACAGGCCGCGCCCGGCTCGCCTCCGGAGGGCTTCCGCCAGCCGCCGCCGGGACGCCGTCCGCCGGCCCCGCCGCCCGAGCGCGAACCGGACCTGATCACCCACCACGCGCACAACGGCACCGACGACATCGGCCGCGACCCGTATGACGACGGCTACGACGACGCCGCCTTCAACGAGTTCGCCGACGACGTCGAGCCCCAGGAGGAGCTCGACGAAAAGGGCAAGAAGGTCCTGACGCCGGCGCAGCGCAAGAAGCGTCGGTGGAAGATCATCCGGCGGGTGTCCTACGCCTTCGTCGGGCTGTTCTTCGTGGTCCCCGCGGTCGCGTTCGTCATCACGTACTTCCTGGTCGACGTGCCGACGCCGGAGAGCATCAAGTCGCTGCAGAACCAGGCGGTCACCTACTACGACGCCAACAACCAGGTGCTGGGCCGGGAGCTGCCGCCGAGCGGCGACCGCCAGCTGCTCAAGCCGGGCGAGGTGCCCGAGGTCGTCAAGCACGCGGTGTACTCGGCGGAGGACGCGACGTTCGAGACCAACTCGGGCTTCGACGTCACCGGCATCCTGCGCGCGGTCTTCAACCAGGTGACCGGCGGCCAGGGCGGTGGTTCGACCATCTCCCAGCAGTACATCAAGAAGGCCACCGAAAACGACGCTCCGACGCTGACCCGCAAGTGGACCGAGCTGGCCAAGTCGTTCAAGATGAACAACCAGCAGTCCAAGGAAGAGATCATCACTTCCTACCTGAACATCGTCTACTTCGGACGCGGGGCGAGCGGTGTCCAGGCGGCTGCGAAGGCCTACTTCAACAAGGACGCCAAAGACCTCAACGCCTCCGAAGCCTCGTTGCTGGCCGGCCTGATCCAGGGCCCCAGCAAGTCGGAAAACCAGGCGTACGCCCAGAAACGCTGGACGTACGTGATGGACCAGATGGTCGCCAACAAGTGGCTGCGCGCGGATGAGCGGGCCACCGCCCAGTTCCCGACGCCGATCCCGAAGAACGCCAACAAGGAGCAAAACTCGGGGAAGATGACCTACCAGCTCCAGCAGCGGATCAAGGACGAGCTGGCGGCGAAGGGCTACGACGAGAACAAGCTGTTCTCCACCGGCGCCAAGATCTACACGACGATCGACCCGGCGGCGCAGGCCGCGGCCGAACAGGCGTCCCAGGAAGGCATGAAGGGCCAGACGGACGAGAACCTGCTCAACGCGCTGGTCGCGGTCAACCCGAAGAACGGCGGTGTGATCGCCTACTACGGCGGGCCGGAGCTGGTGAAGGACGCGGGAGGCAAGGACCAGATCGGCCAGGACCGGGCGAACCAGGCGAGAAACCCGGGTTCGGCGGTGAAGCCGTTCGACCTCACCGCGTTCCTCAAGATGGGCAAGGGTCTCGGCGAGACGTTCGACGGTACGAACAACCGGTCGCTGGGTGGCCGCGTCGTCCGGAACGCGGGTGACAGCACCAGCTGCGGCCCGCAATGCACCGTCGCCACGGCGATGGAGATCTCGGCGAACACTGTGTTCTACGACATGGTCCTGAACGTGACGAAGCCGTCGCGGGTCGCGGAAGCGGCGAAGGAAGCCGGGGTCAAGGTGGCGCCGAACGGCAAGAGCGTCCTGTACACCGACGACGCCAACATCTCCCTCGGTGGTGGTGGCACGGCCATCACGCCGGAGGACATGGCGGCCGGGTACGCCTCGTTCGCGAACGGCGGCACGTACCACGAGCAGCACTTCGTCGCGAAGCTGACGAACGCCCAGGACGAGGTCGAGTTCGACGAAAACAACGTCAAGACCAACCCGGCGTTCGACGACGACGCTTCCAAGAGCCAGCAGATCGCGGGCAACGTCACCGAGGCGCTCGTGCCGGTCATCGACCACTCGAAACTCAAGTGCCCGAGTGGCCACGAGTGCGCCGGCAAGACGGGTACGCAGCAGTACACGGCGAAGGACGGCGACCCGAAGGCGTACGGCGAACGCAACTCCCAGACGTGGATGGTCGGGTACACGCCGTCCGTGTCGGCCGCGGTCTGGGTCGGCGGCGACGGCAACAAGCCGCTGCACGACCCGAAGAACAAGCCGATCTTCGGGGCGACCGTCGCCGGTCCGACGTGGCAGAACTTCATGAACCTCTACCTCAAGGGCAAGCCGGCGGAGAAGTTCGACAAGGTCGCGGCGATCGGCAAGGACGTCAACGAGGTGACCACGACGCCGACGAAACCGCCGGACACGCCGACGACGCCGACCACCCCGACGACACCGACCACCCCGCCCAGCACGGAGTCGTCCGCTACGTCGTCCGAGACGACGTCGAGGACCCGGACCTCCCGGCCCGGCCCGACGCCGCCGATCATCGACCCCGGGAACGGCAACAACTCGGGTGGTGGTGGCGGGCTCCTCTCCCGACCGGGTCCAGGACCCGGCTAG
- a CDS encoding PadR family transcriptional regulator, producing the protein MLEFAILGLLHEAPMHGYVLRKRLHETLGTFRTFSYGSLYPTLRKLLRAGYLVEELDEADDRAWSRRGRRVYKLTAEGKERFGELLGDAGPQTWDDEGFGVHLAFFSRTPADVRMRILEGRRRRVEERREGLRAALARAEERIDRYTRELHRLGLETSEREVRWLNELIAHEQAERQGPETT; encoded by the coding sequence GTGCTGGAGTTCGCGATCCTCGGTCTCCTGCACGAAGCGCCCATGCACGGGTACGTGCTGCGCAAGCGGCTGCACGAGACGCTCGGCACGTTCCGCACGTTCTCGTACGGCTCGCTGTACCCGACCCTCCGCAAGCTGCTGCGGGCCGGGTACCTGGTCGAAGAGCTGGACGAGGCCGACGACCGAGCGTGGTCGCGGCGCGGGCGGCGGGTCTACAAGCTCACCGCGGAGGGCAAGGAGCGCTTCGGTGAGCTGCTCGGCGACGCCGGGCCGCAGACCTGGGACGACGAGGGTTTCGGCGTCCACCTGGCCTTCTTTTCGCGGACCCCGGCCGACGTGCGGATGCGGATCCTCGAGGGCCGCCGCCGCCGCGTCGAGGAACGGCGTGAGGGTTTGCGGGCGGCGCTGGCCAGGGCCGAGGAGAGGATCGATCGCTACACCCGCGAGCTGCACCGGCTGGGGCTGGAGACCAGCGAGCGGGAGGTGCGCTGGCTCAACGAGCTGATCGCGCACGAACAAGCCGAACGGCAGGGGCCGGAGACGACCTGA
- a CDS encoding inositol-3-phosphate synthase, which produces MGENRRVRVAIVGVGNCAASLVQGVQYYRDADPATRVPGLMHVDFGGYHVRDIEFVAAFDVDAKKVSRDLSEAIFASENNTIKIADVPPLGVTVQRGHTHDGLGRFYRETIEESDETPVDIVAALRESQADVLVSYLPVGSEVADKFYAQAAIDAGVAFVNALPVFIASDPEWAQKFTDAGVPIVGDDIKSQVGATITHRVLAKLFEDRGVQLDRTMQLNVGGNMDFLNMKELERLESKKISKTQSVTSQVDRDLGKGNVHIGPSDYVQWLDDRKWAYVRLEGRAFGDVPLNLEYKLEVWDSPNSAGIIIDAVRAAKIALDRGIGGPILSASSYFMKSPPEQYDDSTARDAVEKFIRGEIER; this is translated from the coding sequence ATGGGCGAGAACCGCCGCGTACGGGTGGCCATCGTGGGCGTCGGCAACTGCGCGGCGTCGCTGGTCCAGGGTGTCCAGTACTACCGCGACGCGGACCCGGCCACCCGCGTCCCCGGCTTGATGCACGTCGACTTCGGCGGGTACCACGTCCGCGACATCGAGTTCGTCGCCGCGTTCGACGTGGACGCCAAGAAGGTCAGCCGCGACCTGTCCGAGGCGATCTTCGCCTCCGAGAACAACACCATCAAGATCGCCGACGTGCCGCCGCTTGGCGTCACCGTCCAGCGGGGGCACACCCACGACGGGCTCGGCCGGTTCTACCGCGAGACGATCGAGGAGTCCGACGAGACCCCGGTCGACATCGTCGCCGCGCTGCGCGAGTCGCAGGCCGACGTGCTCGTTTCGTACCTGCCGGTGGGCTCCGAGGTGGCCGACAAGTTCTACGCCCAGGCCGCGATCGACGCGGGTGTGGCGTTCGTCAACGCGCTGCCGGTGTTCATCGCCTCCGACCCGGAGTGGGCGCAGAAGTTCACCGACGCCGGCGTCCCGATCGTCGGCGACGACATCAAGTCCCAGGTCGGCGCCACCATCACGCACCGCGTGCTGGCGAAGCTGTTCGAGGACCGCGGCGTCCAGCTCGACCGGACGATGCAGCTCAACGTGGGCGGGAACATGGACTTCCTGAACATGAAGGAGCTGGAGCGGCTCGAGTCGAAGAAGATCTCGAAGACCCAGTCGGTGACTTCGCAGGTCGACCGCGACCTCGGCAAGGGCAATGTCCACATCGGACCGTCGGACTACGTGCAGTGGCTCGACGACCGCAAGTGGGCCTACGTCCGCCTCGAGGGCCGCGCCTTCGGCGACGTGCCGCTGAACCTGGAGTACAAGCTCGAGGTGTGGGACTCGCCGAACTCGGCGGGCATCATCATCGACGCGGTGCGGGCGGCGAAGATCGCCCTCGACCGCGGTATCGGCGGCCCGATCCTGTCGGCGTCGTCCTACTTCATGAAGTCGCCGCCGGAGCAGTACGACGACTCGACCGCCCGCGACGCCGTCGAGAAGTTCATCCGCGGCGAAATCGAGCGGTAA
- a CDS encoding HAD family hydrolase produces MDAVIFDLDGVLVDSERIWDEVRRAVVAEHGGTWREEATRALQGMSTPEWARYLVEELGARTTPAEIATLVVQRMAARYAAEPPLIPGAVEVVRQVSNRWPVAIASSSPVILIKGFLDVTGLPVGAAVSSEQVGAGKPAPDVYLRAAELLGVAASDCAAVEDTTNGLRSALAAKMAVYAVPNPHFPPAPEVLKQATAVVEKITDLPGALGLTS; encoded by the coding sequence ATGGACGCGGTGATCTTCGACCTCGACGGCGTACTGGTGGACTCCGAGCGGATCTGGGACGAAGTGCGGCGCGCGGTCGTCGCCGAGCACGGCGGCACCTGGCGCGAGGAGGCGACGCGCGCCCTGCAGGGGATGAGCACCCCCGAATGGGCCCGCTACCTGGTGGAGGAGCTCGGCGCGCGGACCACCCCGGCCGAGATCGCGACCCTCGTCGTCCAGCGCATGGCCGCCCGGTACGCCGCGGAGCCGCCGCTGATCCCGGGTGCGGTGGAGGTCGTGCGCCAGGTGTCGAACCGGTGGCCGGTGGCGATCGCGAGCTCGTCGCCGGTGATCCTGATCAAGGGCTTCCTGGACGTGACGGGCCTGCCGGTGGGGGCGGCCGTGTCGTCCGAGCAGGTCGGCGCGGGGAAGCCGGCGCCGGACGTGTACCTGCGGGCGGCCGAGCTGCTGGGCGTGGCAGCCTCGGACTGCGCGGCCGTCGAGGACACCACGAACGGGTTGCGGTCGGCACTGGCGGCGAAGATGGCGGTGTACGCGGTGCCGAACCCGCACTTCCCGCCCGCTCCGGAGGTGCTGAAGCAGGCCACCGCGGTGGTGGAGAAGATCACCGACCTGCCGGGTGCGCTGGGGTTGACCAGCTGA
- a CDS encoding DUF5318 domain-containing protein, with protein MINQRQVVDYALQRRALLAEVRSGRVGGYEACDASPYLLRAAKFHGRAGDLPCPICRQEPLTLVSWVYGDELKHVAGSARSPEELARMAGLFAEFTVYDVEVCRACHWNHLVRSYVLGTGEPAGPRRTAGR; from the coding sequence GTGATTAACCAGCGGCAGGTCGTGGACTACGCGTTGCAGCGCCGTGCGCTGCTCGCCGAAGTCCGCTCCGGGCGCGTCGGCGGCTATGAAGCCTGCGACGCGAGCCCGTACCTGCTGCGGGCGGCGAAGTTCCACGGCCGGGCCGGTGACCTGCCCTGCCCGATCTGCCGCCAAGAGCCGCTGACCCTCGTGTCCTGGGTCTACGGTGACGAACTCAAGCACGTCGCGGGCTCGGCGAGGTCCCCCGAAGAGCTGGCCAGGATGGCCGGCCTGTTCGCCGAGTTCACCGTGTACGACGTCGAGGTGTGCCGGGCGTGCCATTGGAACCACCTGGTGCGGTCATACGTCCTCGGCACGGGGGAACCGGCCGGTCCACGAAGGACCGCAGGCCGGTGA
- a CDS encoding PhoX family protein has translation MPDRLLPLFPAHPGGRSPITCEYRCGNACAHPEANETGNEYFGDVVKDISRRRVFKAGAVMAAAAGGFAALSTGTAAAAPADVTANGHGPKPRPVPGTDFTPVPPNKLDQVSIPDGYAQRVVVRWGDPVVPGAPKFDFTQQTAAAQAKQFGYNNDFVGLIPQDPLGLSNLLVVNHEYTTEVHMFPADQYDPANPTEEQAKIAWAAHGLSVLQARRDPVHGGLEVVPSRYGRRITLDTIFEVRGPAAGSKFLKTSADPTGRQVRGTQNNCSGGVTPWGTVLSGEENFDQYFANSDKVTDPVTAARLKRYSVGSGTSTRKWERFDKRWDVSQEPNEPNRFGWVVEIDPNDPNSTPVKHTALGRFKHEAANIKITADGHVAVYSGDDSRFEYIYKFVSKGKYKPGTSAHARRHNSALLDEGTLYVARFTGDSPAAEIDGKGTLPADAEFDGTGEWIPLVSGDKSFVDGFTAEEVYVFTRQAADKVAPTKMDRPEDIEPNPVNGRIYAALTNNTDRGAAGKAGVDEVNPRNSNKNGHILEWEESCGDAASTRFSWRLLLVCGDPKAADTYFGGFPKDQVSPISCPDNVAFDRHGNLWIATDGNTLGANDGLFSVPVTGPERGHVKQFLSVPVGAETCGPVVTDNLVLVAVQHPGENGTSSANPTSHWPDGGTAQPRPAIVSVWKKGRFGLPGRIGER, from the coding sequence GTGCCCGACCGCCTGCTCCCGCTGTTCCCCGCTCACCCGGGTGGCCGCTCCCCGATCACCTGCGAGTACCGGTGCGGCAACGCATGCGCCCACCCGGAGGCGAACGAGACCGGCAACGAGTACTTCGGTGACGTCGTCAAGGACATCTCGCGGCGCCGGGTCTTCAAGGCGGGCGCGGTGATGGCGGCCGCGGCCGGTGGCTTCGCCGCGCTCTCGACGGGCACCGCGGCCGCGGCCCCGGCCGACGTCACGGCGAACGGCCACGGCCCGAAGCCGCGTCCGGTCCCGGGCACCGACTTCACGCCGGTCCCGCCGAACAAGCTCGACCAGGTCAGCATCCCCGACGGCTACGCCCAGCGCGTCGTCGTCCGCTGGGGCGACCCGGTCGTCCCGGGCGCGCCGAAGTTCGACTTCACCCAGCAGACCGCGGCCGCGCAGGCCAAGCAGTTCGGCTACAACAACGACTTCGTCGGCCTGATCCCGCAGGACCCGCTGGGTCTGTCGAACCTGCTCGTGGTCAACCACGAGTACACGACCGAGGTCCACATGTTCCCGGCCGACCAGTACGACCCGGCCAACCCGACCGAGGAGCAGGCGAAGATCGCCTGGGCCGCGCACGGCCTCTCGGTGCTGCAGGCCCGCCGCGACCCGGTCCACGGCGGGCTCGAGGTGGTCCCGAGCCGGTACGGCCGCCGGATCACCCTCGACACGATCTTCGAGGTCCGCGGCCCGGCCGCCGGCTCGAAGTTCCTCAAGACGTCGGCCGATCCGACCGGCCGCCAGGTTCGCGGTACGCAGAACAACTGCTCCGGCGGCGTGACGCCGTGGGGCACCGTGCTCTCCGGCGAGGAGAACTTCGACCAGTACTTCGCCAACTCCGACAAGGTCACCGACCCGGTCACGGCGGCGCGGCTCAAGCGCTACTCCGTCGGCAGCGGCACGAGCACCCGCAAGTGGGAGCGGTTCGACAAGCGCTGGGACGTCTCGCAGGAGCCCAACGAGCCGAACCGGTTCGGCTGGGTCGTCGAAATCGACCCCAACGACCCGAACTCGACGCCGGTCAAGCACACCGCGCTCGGCCGGTTCAAGCACGAAGCCGCGAACATCAAGATCACCGCCGACGGCCACGTCGCCGTCTACTCCGGTGACGACAGCCGGTTCGAGTACATCTACAAGTTCGTCTCGAAGGGCAAGTACAAGCCCGGCACCAGCGCGCACGCGCGGCGGCACAACTCGGCGCTGCTCGACGAAGGCACGCTGTACGTCGCCCGCTTCACCGGCGACAGCCCCGCGGCGGAGATCGACGGCAAGGGCACGCTGCCCGCCGACGCCGAGTTCGACGGCACCGGCGAGTGGATCCCGCTGGTCAGCGGCGATAAGTCCTTTGTGGACGGATTCACCGCCGAGGAGGTCTACGTCTTCACGCGCCAGGCCGCGGACAAGGTGGCCCCCACGAAGATGGACCGGCCGGAGGACATCGAGCCGAACCCGGTCAACGGCCGGATCTACGCGGCGCTGACCAACAACACCGACCGCGGCGCGGCGGGCAAGGCCGGCGTCGACGAGGTCAACCCGCGCAACAGCAACAAGAACGGTCACATCCTGGAGTGGGAGGAGTCCTGCGGCGACGCGGCGTCGACCCGGTTCTCCTGGCGGCTGCTGCTGGTCTGCGGCGACCCCAAGGCGGCCGACACCTACTTCGGCGGTTTCCCGAAGGACCAGGTCAGCCCGATCTCCTGCCCGGACAACGTCGCGTTCGACCGGCACGGCAACCTGTGGATCGCCACCGACGGCAACACGCTGGGCGCGAACGACGGCCTGTTCTCGGTGCCGGTCACCGGGCCCGAGCGCGGCCACGTCAAGCAGTTCCTGTCGGTGCCGGTCGGTGCCGAGACGTGCGGCCCGGTCGTGACCGACAACCTGGTGCTCGTCGCGGTCCAGCACCCGGGTGAGAACGGGACGAGCTCGGCCAACCCGACGTCGCACTGGCCGGACGGCGGCACCGCGCAGCCGCGCCCGGCCATCGTCTCGGTGTGGAAGAAGGGCCGCTTCGGGCTGCCCGGCCGCATCGGCGAACGCTGA